tccttTGGAGATACTCCAAACCCATCCGGATGCCATCGTGTGTAACATGCTccaggtgaccctgcttgagcagcagggttgaactagatgacctCTGGAAGTCCCgtccaacctcaaccattctgtgactctgtgatctCCACCCTCGGGGAACACATCAGAAGAGGCCCAGAGCCAACTGGATCCAGCTCTGGGGCGCGACAGCTCCCGGCCCCATTTACCGGCTGCCTCCCTACCGAGACCCCACCGGAGGGCCGCATGGCAAAAGCGCACGGGGGTCGGCACTAAGCTCTCGAACGCCCCGCGGGCTCCCGGCGGCCCAGACCCCGGATCCCAGACCCCAGACCCCAGACCCCAGACCCGGACCCCAGACCCCAGAGCCCTTCCCGGCCTCGGCCCTCAGCGCAGCCCCGTACCGCCATGACAAGGCCGGGCGGCCCGGCgggaggggcggcggcggccattGGCTGGGCCCCGCGCTACCGCCACCGCCTCCCGGTGCGGAGAATGGAGGCGCCGCCGCCTCGGGGCTTCTCCGAGGAGCAGTTTCGGGCCGCCTGCCGGGAGCTGGACCAGGCGGCGCCGGTGGCGCcctggcagctcctggtggAGAGCATGGGCGTCAGGATCTACCGGCTGTACGACGAGGTGGGCGGGCAGGGGAGCTCCCTCGCACCGTGGGCGGCGGGGCCTCGGGCGCTCCCCGGTCGGGCCCGGGGCGAGGAACCGGGGCCGGGCCTCGGCGGGAGGAgcggggcggcccgggggcggccgggctgcgggaGGCGCCGCCGTGTCCCGCCGCCCCCAGCTCGGTTTCCCCGTGCTCCCAGAAAGCAGCTTGCAGGGTAATGCTATTAACTGCTGCCGGGGAAAGCCGCTCTGCCGCGGGGAGCTCCAGGCTCGCCAGCAGCCGGGGTCGGGGCAGCTCGTGGGGCAACGGCGGCCTGGGGGTGCCGGGGGACTCCTCCCTGCGCACCTGTGCCAGAGGCTGCCGGCTCCCTGCCTTCTCCCCCTCTCCAAAATCCCTTCCGAGCTGaatttttcacctttctgcCCCTAAAATCAGGAGGTAGTTCAAAAACGGTGGGggtgaaattctgcttttatatgGATGGACTGTTAAGCTGGCTGAAAAACAttcaggtgttttgttttgcctcttgTGCACTGACCCCGATTTAGGGTAGGTGGAAGGACTGGGTAGGCTGCAAGAGAACGGCACAGGTCCAGTCTTCTGATTTTGCTGGGAAATAAGTCTCTTGTTTATTCTGTCATTCAGTTGCCTTGAAGTGCCCCAGGAAAAGAAGAACCATATCTGAAGAGGAGGGTCTTCACTTCAAGTTGTTACTGGAAAAATTGGTTTTTAACACTTACTGAACTGCACATCAACTGTAACAGTGGTAGTTCAGGAAGCTAAAGgcagcatttatattttctgttgccTTCTCTTTCCATCTTCTCTTCAGGCTACACAAATAGATCTCCCAGGCTTTCCTGTACACCTTTTCCCACAGCTTTTCAGTGCTGTATTCCAACCCGTTGATCAATTCCCCTACTGATAGGCCTCTGAAACCTGAAACATTTgacttgttttaattttcttgttgtaaattgctgttttcattgaCTGTCCTTGTCTTACTTGCTGCAAGATGTACTGTTCACTTGTCAGATCATGATGTGTTGTTTCATACTCTCTCAAAATACTGCCTTTTCAGTAAAAGGTATTCAATGAGGTATGGCACAATTTGTCCAGCAGTGGAATGCTTAAACTGGTAGAGAAGAACAGCATCATTTCTACATGAATAAGCTGATCCTTCTGGAGCTGTAGTACAAGAACTTGAAGGCTAAAGATGACAGAATAATTGGACTGATACTGTGAACCAGCTGAGCAGCTAACTTTGAATGTAAGGTAGAATCCTATGTACTGGGTGAGGAGATTTGTAGCAGTTTCTGAATTCTTTGGCAGTAAATTACATCATTACCAGCTCTATTTTGACCTCTGTTGGAAGTTCTGCCTATAGCAAAAACGTTTTAAAGACCAATATTGTAAGCATATCTTTTGATAGTCCTTGATCAAAAAGTATTACTGGCACTTCCAGCTGCCTGTTGAGTGGAACATAAAagctttagaaacaaacaatacGATGTAATAGTTTGTGTTCCTAAAGCTTTTACTCTGTTTAGAAGTGTAAACTATAGTCTATTCTCCTTAAATTATGAAGCATACAATTCTATACAAAGTCTTTGAGGCAAGCTCTGGTAGTTTAAATGAAAGAATTGCTCCATGGCTTTCCTCTGACAAAAAGAGCTAAAGGATTAAGAGGAGCTAAAGGATGCAATGGAACAGGGGGTGTGCTGGTGAAGAGCTTTATATATTGGCTGCGGAATTAATGTTTCAGGTGGGCTTGGTTTGTTAACTCTCAAATACAGTTGTAATTAAAGtccaggaaaagaacagaaaaatgtctcTTCAGTGGAAGAGCAGCTCAGTGACAAGAGAACATAAGACTTACAAATTATTAGAAGAGTGAGGAAATTGGTGGTTTGTATAGTCTCGTCTTACATGACACTTAATGTAAGTACACATACACGTAAGATAATCCATATAGCATTTCTGACTAGTGACCCTGGAATGAAGTAGTGCTTAAgctaaaacaaatacttttgaaGTACCAGCTTAGTGCTTTGGCATAGACTGAAAgcgtcccttccaactcgggatattctatgattcgtACTGGTGGTCTTGATACAGTTTGAAGtatgatattttcaaaattacctGCCttgtaaaaaaggaaatgcgGATGCCTTTCACAAAGGTGATATGAGTTTATGGGGTTGCATAGGTGCTCAACAGTTCAGGATTGAAGCTAGGGATTTATGCTTTAATGGTGCCACAGCGAAGATGAGTAACTTAAGTTTCTTGGACCTGTTATTACCTTCCAGTACAGCATCTTCTAGGGTTGAGTTGTAAAGTgtgaagaatggaaaagaagaaagatcaaCTATTCACTAACAGAATGTTGTATaatccttccttccctttccctgggAATGCTTGAATTTGACTCCTACACTGTATTCTCAAAATACTCTCATTGTTATAATGTAGTCATGAACCGGTACTAACAATAGTACAGCATTGCTCTATAGGCACAGATGTAGTTTCCATATGTTTAAAGAAACATTAGAAGTATTGGTGTTGGAGATATCCTGCACCCCACCCTTTCACTGCAggcagttttcagaaagaaaataactaatAGGTACTCAAGGCAAATATATGTAGTGCATCGTATATAAGCATGAACACTATAAAGCATTCTTATATCACAGTCTCCGGGATGAGCATACCTAACTTTCAGGAAGGCATATTCCGGATCATGTAGTACTTGGTAACCTCCTGGAAATAAATGAGATCCTTATGTCCATTACATAGAGCCTTGAGGCTCTGCCACAATTAAATGCTCATGTTCTGGTATGCTTTAATGTGGGCAGGATTTAGGCCACACTGACCACTGGAGATGAAAAGGGGTGCGTGTGCGTGAAGAAACATGGTCCCTCTGGAACTACTTATGAAGTAAAAGCATACTGGTGTAAGGGAAGGAACAACCATTGTGCTGGGCAGGTCAGCCTGTCTGGATTTAAACTTTCATGTATACATCAAAAAGTCGAGAGGTTAAAGACTGAatcttgcattgttttttcaaCACTTGCTTTCACAGCTCCTGAGCGTATTTGTAGTATGTGCCCCACCTAACTTCCTTCAGCTgttctctctgctgcagaatACTTCCCTTTCCTGTGTGACTTTTCCTCTCCCTATTCTGTTTCCACAGCAATCAGGACTTTATGAGTATAAAATCTTCGGTGGGCTTGCTGACTGTCCCCCAAAACTGTGCGCAGATGTCTATATGGATTTagatttcagaaaacaatggGACCAGTATGTTAAAGGTAAGCTGATCTAGGCAgtttaaaagcaagttttatGTCCGCACTGACTTCCCACTAAAGCTTTCTTCAAAggtattttaaagctgtattgTCCAAAGACGTTGGGACAGACTCACTTGTCTTTTGGGATAAGGTTGCACTCTGCAGCTATACAAGTAAACACTGATGTGGAACAGTTAACATCTCACCACCACAAAGCTTCCTtttggaatgatttttttccatgtcgGTTAAAGCATATAACTTTAACATCAAATTTACTTTAACATCGAATAACTTTAATGTATGAATTTAACATCACTTGTTATTCTGGAGCACCTAGCATCTTCAAATACTGTTGTAATTTGTTAGTTAAACTTTAGTAGGTGTTCTGTACCTTCTGTGCATCTTTGCATATTGTAGCAGGGGCTGGAAGAGTGCAGTGGGTTACACCAGTTTgatgtgtaatttatttttcctgaaagtggTTGTTCTTGGCACCTTTTACaatcagaaatgtttaaatccAGAGAAGAGTTAGTGATTTGGGGCTTTCACAGAGAAAGGAAtagctaatttatttttgtatgtttaacGTTGTCTTTGAAAAAGGGGGTTGGACCTGGATATCCAGATGATGTTAAAACATCTTAAATCATCAGGGACAAGGCAAGGATTTAACTGATGCAGGTCTCCCATAAtccatttatttaaagataagGAGACATCCCATTTCAAGTCTGTGCATGAAGTAAGTTCAGGCcaataaaactgaaacataTGTCTTGCTGAACAAAGAACAGTGTTACAAAACCAAAGAATTGTTAAATGTTGTGCTTGTTACATTGAGGACGGATCTATTGTGAATGATTGCTGGTAATGCCTTTGGCTGCATTTTCATAGAGAACCACTAATTTGGTTCACATCAGTACTTGGTCGCAATTCAGAAGCTGTGTCTAAATTAGTAAAGGTGTTATCTGTCTAATTGGGCGCTAGCTTTCCTGTAGCAAAGGCTGCTTTTCcactaatgaaataaaaagagatggaGGTGGACTCTAAATACATAAACATTATCATATTGGATGTCAAACACGACAAATACACAAACATTATCATATTGGATGTCAAACACCTTGTGTTAAAGTTACTTCAGTAGTCTTTGATTTAAGTTCATTTAGGAGAACTGAATCCTTTTTAAATAAGGCATTTTTTTGTAACGCCGtctttgagaaaagaaaggaagcagtTGGGGGAAGCTACACCCTTAGACAAAAAACTAGATAATGTAGCAGAGCTGGAGTTTTTATCCTTGCTGACCATGATATGTTCATCTGCAAGTTCATACTTGTGCTCGTATTTCAAGTACAATGTTACACAGAAGTTTACTGCTTAAGGGCATAAACATAATATTTAGGCTTTCTTTTTAGCTTAAAATTTAAGACATGCCTATCCATTCCTTAGAAGTGTACTTACAATGAAATAGTGCTAGCAAAcgtttttaatgtaaattatataagttgttttttctgccttcacatgtagggaaaaaatgtgaaagcttCCACTCAGAGCCTTCTTGCTCTTTGTTTTACTATTTGTATTCCTTGTTGCTCTTGCAGCTTGACAGTAACGGCAGTCCAAGGAGGAGTTCTCTGCTGAACTGCTGGCTGGCATTGAAATAAAAACGAGACCAGAGTAGCAGTAGCTGACTTTTTAGTTGAAAAGGTAACTGCTCCTGCACTAATTGTGAGAGGAGCTAACCTCTATCCTCTGGTTCTGTTCAGCAAAACTTTTTGTGAAGGCCTGACTGGAGGCAGATATGAACAGGATTCCCGTGAGTACTCTAGAGGCTCATGCTTTGATATCTTCTTGCCAAGGATTTGCCCTTGGCCTCTGAAATGTCACTGTCAGTCTGTTACTGCTGTTGCATTGCTGTTAGCACCCCGGCTGCTTCCAAAGCAGGCTCCTGGATATCCATGAGAGCAGCACCTCGCAGCTGTGATGGGGATATCTTGAGGCCTGGGGGCTTgacctgtgctgcagctgccaatTTATCAGGGAAGCTGTGACTAAACGGTAGTGACTGAAGTACCACATGCTCCTGTGGTATGATACAAAACAGTTGGGCCTGAGCAATACTGAAACTTGTTGCTCCTAATTGGAACACTGTCCTGACTGAGATCATACTACCCAGAAATTTAATGGTAGTAACTGACTGCTAAAGTAGCAAAGGCTGATGTGCCTATTATGAAGAAATCAGTCTGGTGATACATTGTAGGTAGGTGAGTTAGTTGCTAACAGTTACATCAAGGTCTTTAAATCAGTGtcttaatttctttgaaaaagcaaagctccACAGTTAGAAATGAAAGTAAAGCTAATAAACCAATGCTCCAGTGACCTCTGGTGGCAAGCATAACGCTGTAGCTTATTACAGCACTGGGAGTATTGTGCATCTGATACTGCTCcgctttggagaagaggagaagctgTTTTTGTGGGTGACAGCTGACTGGAAGGGCATGCTAATAGAAGCCTAGTTGGGAGCATGTCATATAGGGAAATAATCTGCCACTTATGGCACTCTTCTTGCCTTAGCAATGAAGTTATCTGTCTGTTCTAGACTTATTTTCAAAACCACAGAAAGTGATCCGGCAGGCTTGCATTAGCTCTGAAGGATTTGTAGTACCTCAGACAGAAGTCTGCCCTAATGGAGGGGAAAAGTACTCTGCCTGCTGATGTGAACCACCTGGTCTGGATCAGTCTTTATAGCTGAACCCATGAAATGACAAGTCCCTGGACAGGCAAGAACTTACCCCAGCTCAGGTCTGACACCTGTCATATCCTTACCCTGACAATGGCAGTTACTGCCTGAAAAGATGGTGCTACACAGTAGACGGTTCTTAAAACTCAGTTTTGTAGTTTGATTTGAActatttttccctcctttatGCCACACTACTCCTGTCCGAGTCACTGTCATGTTTTGGGGGTTATTCTtagctattttttccccattcagcTGCCTTCTGATTGAGTTTCCAAGCAGACTGAAGGTTGTATAATGGAGGCTCATAAACTGTTCAAGCTTCATGTTCACTGTTGCTTTTATATACTGTTGCGAACTTCTGAATAGCTTTTCCAAATTTCATTAATCTGTCATGTAAGACCTCTTAAGGTATTAGAAAGCAGTACTTGTCCGAGTTCCATAGTAACTCAGAATCATTTACAAGGATAATGACgtgcttctgaaaaagaatGTTCTCCTTGTGGTTCAGAGTAATGCAGAATATGCATCGGTGAGGAGAAGGCTTTGAGATGGAAAGGCTCGGACTGAGCTAActgtctgaaaagaaatttgacTGTGCTTCCTCCCACATTTatcctgttcatttttttctttttgcatcaaTGAACTGagtagcagcagaaaaaaatgggccacctgtgtttgtgtgtttggttCCTGAGCAATCTTGCtacagacttattttttttaatcatctacTGCTACAACTTTACATGCATATCAATTTTGATGTAAGGGTTGCGTGCAGAATGGGTTCATGTCTGAAGTCTGAACAGTCCTTAATGCCGTATATGCTTGTATTgcactggaaattaaaaatatctaacaATCTTCCTTTTTCAACCGTAGAACTGCATGAGAAAACTTACGACGGTGAAAAAATAATCTACTGGGAAGTGAAGTAcccttttcctctctcaaaCAGAGATGTATCCTTTCAAGCTTTTCgctttcattgtattttttgtcACCTGGTCATCCAGGGATCCTGACGGACTGCTGACACTACAGCTCTGCTGCACTTGATCTAGCACCTCACAGTCCTCGTGTTATATCAATATGTATAGCAGGAAGAAGAGTGTGGGTGCTTCTTCCCACACACAACTAAAGCTTGCACAGCTGAATTATCACTCTGCAGGATTGAATCCTGCGTAAGCATAAGAAATAACTTGAAGGGGCTGGTATTTGTAACGGAATTCACTTGTCAATTCATCATATGTCAAACTGACACTATTTTGACATGCCTCCTCAACTCAGAACACAGTATGTCTATATTCGTGAATGTCAAGAGATGGATTTTGATGGGCGGAAGATCTGGGTTGTGTTAGCTCAAAGCGTGTCTGTTCCTCAGTGCCCTGAAAAGCCTGGTATTATCAGAGTTAAAAGTTATAAACAAAGTCTGGCAATTGAAAGTGATGGCAAGACCGGATCTAAAGGTAAGAGGTCAAAAAACAGGATCACAAGTCATGTAGCCAAAGAGCGTGTGCATTAGCAAAATGCATGAAGAGGGAGACTGGAGATTTTAAGCTAAAACAGTTACTATGTAAAGTGGATATACTGAGCTCTagtagtatttaaaaatgaaacttggaAAAATCCAGCACAGTGTTTTACTGTGAAGATCTTTAATGGTTGGGCTTGGTATTTAAGAATAGATTACTGATCACTTCActacaaaacacacacacccctgTCTTTCTGCCAGTCAGCTCAATTGGGTAGAGTTGGAAAGTGCTTAATTCATCAATGATTTAAGTACCATGTTTGACGGATTTATAGATGACAGGCTTTGCCTAGAAAGTGACTTCTGACTCACTTGTCCTTTAaagacacatttattttataagacAGGCTGCTTAAACTGGTTTGGAATAGCATAAATTAGTATTATGATTCTCTGAGCTCCTCAGGGGTTAACTAGGAATGATTATACTTATCTCAAATTCCAATTCAATAcaagtttgactttttttttttttgtaaagaactTGGAGCAGAACTCTTGTACTTAGTGCTTCAGTCATGCGCCCTGATAGTTTCTGTCATATGGTATTAGAGCTAATACCTAAGCTATGTCTGGATAACTTTCTGGTAACTTCTCTCTCATCTCCAGTCTATATGTACTATTTTGATAACCCTGGTGGCATGATTCCATCATGGCTGGTCAATTGGGCTGCCAAGGTAAGTAAAGGTTGACAGGGCAATTGTTTCAAAAAATCTATTCACTGCATCCAAACCTGTCTTCTGCATGTTGggtaaaattattatttttttattctgaaatggaTGTATTCATCCTCCTAGGTCTTCCGCAGTCTTATTTTTAGAGACTCAGTGTTGCTCTCTTCATAGCAATTGTCTTAATATTTTTCGATTACTATCAAATTCCTTGGCTTAGTCAGTGGTGTAGGTGCAATTTgtgcaagaaaaacaacaaatcaatGTTCCAGATTGTATGTGAATAGCCTTAACATTTGCAAACTTCGATAATGCAGTCTGGTCATGTACTGTTAAAAGAATGGTCTGCTTGTACCAGATCTTAAATTGTCCTGTATTTGAAGGCCTCGATCTATATGGTGGGAATACTCATCTTGCTATAATTCTTTTTGATTACATTATGCAAGAGTGActtactgcttttctctttacaGAGTGGCGTACCTGCTTTCTTGAAGGATATGCAAAAAGCTTGCCGTAATTATTCTAAGAGAACATAAGTCACATTTgatctgaattatttaattCCTAAAGTACTGCACTTACAGGAATGGCTATTATACACTGGATAAAATCTACCTCTAAcattggaaataattttatttttgttggtttatgCCTTGAATCTTGTTAGACCTTTGTTTCCATCTCCAAGTGAAGAGCTAGCCTCCACCAAGTTAATACAACATCAGCTGTCTCCTTTTCATAGTACTTAAATTTTGTCATGTCCCCCATGCTTTGCTTACGCTGATTGCCATAGGTCAGCTAGAGGAGTTTTAttgattaaaatattacatCCTCAGGCAAGAGATGATGATTTTCACTAGGAAAAATGTCTGAACTTGTACTGAAAATTTTCTGCCTGGATCTGTCTTTGTGGCCTTGCAGGGTGTCTTTGTACTGAAATTGAATAATGGATCTTGCATTGCCTGGGAGGAAACACTTTTGCTACCTGAATTTATCATTCTTAAAATTGTCTGCATGCTATTAACCTAAAAACAATACAGAGTGTGTATAGGTAAATTACGTGAAGTCTGCGGTAGGAGCTGGAACTTTGTTACTAAGCTTCCTTGTGATGGCTTTAAGTCCAGATATAAAAGCACATGTACCTAAAGCCTAGTGTTCACACCCAGTACCCCGATATGAAAAGTACAGAGCATTAGCTCTGTCTAGCTAGCAAAAAAGGAGGAGTTGGCTTCCGTGGTTAATTTAAGGGGAACACGTTACATCTTCAGAGTCAGTAACTTCACTGACTGCTTGGAAAGCAGTTCGGACACCAACTCTAAATTGGAAGTAATTTTAAACCGGATGCCTGCAACTGATTTAGACATACTTGTTTCCCTGCTTGTGAATGAACTTGATATGAAACTTGGGattgcttgcatttttaaatttcatgctgatataaagaatgaaaatgttcattttggaTGGTAATCCACTAAAATCACAACTGagcaggaaattaaatttgcagCATCTTTGCAGGGGGAGTGCATCAAGGGTGAGGGGGCCTCGATCTCAGGGatgtaaaatattctgcatCTTTACTAAATCTGCTCCTGTTGTTGAACAGATCTTGTAATGGGGTAGCTTTATattgttaaaaaagaaatggttgaAGTGATTGCCTTTATACCTTATGTGAATGTTTCTAATAAATCATTATTCTATCCATGAAGTCCTTTTGTTAAGTCTCTCATGTTTAAGACTGGGCAGGTCAGAAATGACAGGCTGATTTCACgtgctgtttcatttttgaagactttttgAAGACTAACTTGTGTTCATGAGAACTAAGCAGGATTCCCCATGTTCTGGCAGCAAACTCCTCATCAGTTTaggcatttttttcaagtgtctTTTAGTTGGAGAACAAACACCAACAGAGAATAGTACTCAAGCATAATTCTCCTTAACTGTCCATAATTTTTGTACATATGCACTTACTGGAGCTGGACCCAAATTTGTATGTCAAAAATTAATCATATTCATCATGTCAAAAATATGATGGTGTTTTACTTGAGCATCTTTTTTTGGGCAGTATTTCCAAAAATTACGTTGAgcttcagaaatcatttttagcACTGATAAATATGTAGGAATTCAACTGTCATAAGCAATCACAAGAATACTGTTGCTTTTGAACAACAGGATTGGGATACAAGTTATGTCCTGAAAGAAAGTAGCAAAGGAGGAACTGGGTGGATTGttccaaaagacagaaaagcaaaccaa
This genomic window from Cygnus atratus isolate AKBS03 ecotype Queensland, Australia chromosome 18, CAtr_DNAZoo_HiC_assembly, whole genome shotgun sequence contains:
- the PCTP gene encoding phosphatidylcholine transfer protein isoform X1 — translated: MTRPGGPAGGAAAAIGWAPRYRHRLPVRRMEAPPPRGFSEEQFRAACRELDQAAPVAPWQLLVESMGVRIYRLYDEQSGLYEYKIFGGLADCPPKLCADVYMDLDFRKQWDQYVKELHEKTYDGEKIIYWEVKYPFPLSNRDYVYIRECQEMDFDGRKIWVVLAQSVSVPQCPEKPGIIRVKSYKQSLAIESDGKTGSKVYMYYFDNPGGMIPSWLVNWAAKSGVPAFLKDMQKACRNYSKRT
- the PCTP gene encoding phosphatidylcholine transfer protein isoform X2, which gives rise to MTRPGGPAGGAAAAIGWAPRYRHRLPVRRMEAPPPRGFSEEQFRAACRELDQAAPVAPWQLLVESMGVRIYRLYDEQSGLYEYKIFGGLADCPPKLCADVYMDLDFRKQWDQYVKELHEKTYDGEKIIYWEVKYPFPLSNRDYVYIRECQEMDFDGRKIWVVLAQSVSVPQCPEKPGIIRVKSYKQSLAIESDGKTGSKEWRTCFLEGYAKSLP